One genomic window of Paraburkholderia phytofirmans PsJN includes the following:
- a CDS encoding recombinase-like helix-turn-helix domain-containing protein, translated as MREQIVNFNPFLKPWLAPQPNNVAGKGVIEKPGETENFIWQTRKAEPTQYENDFGDALEKVFEAGAMELQEVVDGLNRVGFRTPEGSTWNADRLAAEFRLLAE; from the coding sequence ATGCGAGAGCAAATCGTGAACTTCAATCCTTTCCTGAAGCCGTGGCTCGCGCCGCAGCCGAACAACGTCGCGGGCAAGGGCGTGATCGAAAAGCCGGGCGAGACCGAGAACTTCATCTGGCAAACGCGCAAGGCCGAGCCGACGCAATACGAAAACGACTTCGGCGACGCGCTCGAAAAGGTCTTCGAAGCGGGTGCGATGGAGTTGCAGGAAGTGGTCGACGGTCTGAACCGCGTCGGCTTCCGCACCCCGGAAGGCAGCACGTGGAATGCCGACCGCCTCGCCGCCGAATTCCGCCTGCTCGCCGAATAG